One Antarctobacter heliothermus DNA segment encodes these proteins:
- a CDS encoding Gfo/Idh/MocA family protein gives MDKVRYAVVGAGWISQIAFMPAVAQTGNSEISAIVSGSGPAAQELARFHGGAEVVDYDGYDALLASDRIDAVYIALPNSLHADYTIRALRAGKHALVEKPLAPTVAECEAMITASDASGALLMTAYRLHHEPGTVEVLERIRRGEIGDPRLFSSVFGFQSDAGNHRLRAEHWGGPLQDIGVYCLNAARHVFGDEPIEVCAMGSHGDNDPRFAEVEETVAVTMRFPRGRLAQFVASFGTDAQDSYTVLGTKGTLQIDPAYRFETHLALRQLADGAEQSVYTAADCDHFGAQTAYFSECILRGTRPENDGAEGLADVTIMRAIEAAMQTGQSQKITLPPRPSHPGPDTLRDVPRTDRRLVF, from the coding sequence ATGGACAAGGTAAGATATGCCGTCGTCGGCGCGGGCTGGATTTCACAAATCGCCTTTATGCCCGCGGTAGCACAGACAGGGAATTCGGAGATCAGCGCCATTGTCAGTGGCAGTGGCCCGGCGGCTCAGGAACTGGCTCGTTTTCACGGTGGCGCGGAGGTGGTCGACTATGACGGTTATGACGCTCTGCTGGCATCGGACCGGATCGACGCGGTCTATATTGCGCTGCCCAACTCGCTGCATGCCGACTACACCATCCGCGCGTTGCGAGCCGGCAAACACGCGCTGGTGGAAAAGCCGCTGGCGCCCACGGTGGCCGAATGTGAGGCGATGATTACCGCGTCCGATGCCTCGGGCGCTCTTTTGATGACGGCCTACCGATTGCATCATGAGCCGGGCACCGTCGAGGTTCTGGAACGCATCCGGCGCGGCGAGATCGGTGATCCGAGGCTGTTCAGCTCTGTCTTCGGGTTTCAATCCGACGCCGGAAACCATCGTCTGCGCGCCGAGCACTGGGGTGGGCCCTTGCAGGATATCGGCGTCTATTGCCTGAACGCGGCGCGGCATGTGTTTGGCGATGAACCGATTGAGGTCTGCGCGATGGGATCGCATGGCGACAATGACCCGCGTTTTGCCGAGGTCGAGGAAACTGTCGCCGTGACCATGCGTTTTCCGCGCGGGCGGCTGGCGCAATTTGTGGCCAGCTTTGGCACCGACGCGCAAGACAGCTATACCGTTCTGGGCACCAAAGGCACGTTGCAGATCGACCCGGCCTATCGGTTCGAAACCCATTTGGCCTTGCGCCAACTGGCCGATGGGGCAGAACAGTCCGTCTATACCGCTGCGGACTGCGATCATTTCGGTGCGCAAACGGCTTATTTCTCGGAGTGTATTCTGCGCGGCACCCGCCCCGAGAATGACGGTGCTGAGGGGTTGGCCGATGTCACCATCATGCGGGCAATTGAGGCAGCGATGCAGACCGGTCAATCACAAAAGATCACCCTGCCCCCACGCCCCAGCCATCCCGGGCCGGATACGTTGCGCGATGTCCCGCGCACCGATCGGCGGCTGGTTTTCTGA
- a CDS encoding amidohydrolase family protein has product MTRIDAHHHFWHPARGDYGWMPADDPILSRPYCPEDLAPTLHDTGIAQTVLVQAAPTVGETEYLLGIADSTPYVAAVVGWIDFEDSSQISTLERLARHPKFVGVRPMIQDIPDVDWMLKPSVQWAYEALVDLDLTFDCLGFPRHQANFLTLLQRYPDLRAVLDHCLKPQLSTHSEAQFRDWAEGMTRLAEGTSACCKLSGVVTEADDMPDEALVKRYTDHVIAAFGPERVMWGSDWPVARLRCEYTDWLSMAERLTADQTKNARERIFGGTAAAFYRI; this is encoded by the coding sequence ATGACTCGAATCGACGCCCACCACCATTTCTGGCATCCCGCGCGCGGCGACTACGGCTGGATGCCTGCCGATGACCCGATCCTGAGCCGCCCTTATTGTCCGGAAGACTTGGCACCGACACTACACGACACCGGCATCGCGCAAACCGTGTTGGTACAGGCCGCGCCCACGGTCGGTGAAACCGAATACCTGCTGGGAATTGCGGACAGCACGCCGTATGTGGCAGCAGTTGTCGGCTGGATCGATTTCGAAGATTCCAGCCAGATCTCCACTCTGGAGCGCCTTGCCCGGCATCCAAAATTCGTGGGTGTGCGCCCCATGATCCAGGACATTCCTGATGTCGACTGGATGCTGAAGCCGTCTGTGCAATGGGCCTATGAGGCGCTGGTTGATCTGGACCTGACCTTTGATTGTCTTGGATTTCCACGCCATCAGGCGAACTTTCTGACGCTTTTGCAGCGCTACCCGGACTTGCGTGCGGTTCTGGACCATTGCCTGAAACCACAGCTAAGCACCCACTCCGAGGCGCAATTCAGAGACTGGGCCGAGGGGATGACGCGGCTGGCCGAAGGCACAAGCGCCTGTTGCAAACTCTCCGGCGTTGTGACCGAAGCGGATGACATGCCCGATGAGGCGCTGGTCAAGCGCTACACCGATCATGTGATTGCGGCCTTTGGCCCGGAGCGGGTGATGTGGGGATCGGATTGGCCCGTGGCGCGGCTGCGCTGCGAATATACCGATTGGCTTTCCATGGCGGAACGTTTGACGGCGGATCAAACAAAAAACGCGCGAGAGCGGATATTTGGCGGAACGGCGGCGGCATTTTATCGGATCTGA
- a CDS encoding metallophosphoesterase family protein: protein MAPITFIHSSDLHLGRRFANIPEPQDGNIRGRLMEARHGAILRLAEVARKYGAAHILLAGDTFDTATPSAQVLKQALSAMAEDSGIKWWLLPGNHDNLRNAEPLWDRLMAEAPPNVHALTTATPVLLDDSACLLPAPVTHRAPGRDLTDVLAAMPSPEGTLRIGLAHGGVTDFEDTGAHIPPTRADSARLDYLGLGDWHGRLAIGSRTHYPGTPEQDRFKHGRRGVCLAVTIDSPGALPRVEEVETGHFLWTEQDLPIQAGLDTPDALDALLPDRGRRDVLLRVQATGWASLAQRAELVRAANAAAPDFAHFELVTDHLGTLLDTVDLDAIDHAGALRQAAEDLRDEAEDTTRSADDRGIAAEALARLYAYVTDPAS, encoded by the coding sequence ATGGCACCTATCACATTTATCCACTCGTCTGATTTGCACCTTGGTCGCCGCTTTGCCAATATCCCCGAACCGCAAGATGGCAACATCCGGGGTCGGCTGATGGAGGCGCGGCATGGCGCCATCCTTCGTCTGGCAGAGGTCGCGCGCAAGTACGGTGCCGCGCATATCCTGCTGGCCGGCGACACGTTCGACACCGCCACACCCTCGGCTCAGGTTCTCAAGCAGGCGCTGAGTGCGATGGCCGAGGATTCCGGGATCAAGTGGTGGCTGCTGCCCGGCAACCACGACAACCTGCGCAACGCCGAACCGCTCTGGGATCGACTGATGGCCGAGGCACCGCCCAATGTCCACGCGCTGACCACCGCCACCCCGGTCCTGCTGGACGACAGCGCCTGCCTGCTGCCCGCCCCGGTCACCCACCGCGCGCCGGGGCGTGATCTGACCGATGTGCTGGCTGCAATGCCCTCACCCGAGGGCACGCTGCGGATTGGCCTCGCCCATGGCGGCGTGACCGATTTCGAGGACACCGGCGCGCATATCCCGCCCACCCGGGCGGACAGCGCGCGGCTGGATTACCTTGGACTTGGCGATTGGCACGGGCGGTTGGCCATCGGATCGCGCACCCATTACCCCGGCACGCCGGAACAGGACCGTTTCAAACACGGACGACGCGGCGTCTGTCTTGCCGTAACCATCGACTCGCCCGGTGCCCTGCCTCGCGTAGAGGAGGTCGAAACCGGCCATTTTTTGTGGACAGAACAGGACTTACCCATTCAGGCCGGGCTGGACACGCCCGACGCACTGGACGCCCTCTTGCCCGACCGTGGCAGGCGCGACGTGCTGTTGCGGGTACAGGCGACCGGCTGGGCCAGCCTTGCGCAGCGCGCCGAACTGGTTCGGGCCGCCAATGCCGCAGCCCCCGATTTCGCCCATTTTGAGCTGGTCACTGACCATCTTGGCACGCTGCTGGACACTGTCGACCTAGACGCCATCGACCATGCGGGCGCGCTGCGTCAGGCCGCCGAGGATCTCAGGGATGAGGCCGAGGATACGACCCGCTCCGCCGACGACCGGGGGATCGCCGCAGAGGCGCTTGCCCGGCTTTATGCCTATGTGACGGACCCCGCCTCATGA
- a CDS encoding AAA family ATPase → MKLRRIAVNNLRRFTAPVEITGLSEGLNVLAAPNEQGKSTLFDGLQALFRFPHSGKPREITALRPHAGGAPEVLVDIETDEGVFTVAKRWISKPRATIHRDGHLIAQADEAEAWISRLSAADAGGPSGLLWVRQGLTVLSDGTRKDQDLQRDARRDLLSSVTGEVEAMTGGQRMDAALKHCRAELENYATATGRPRTGGPWKTAQDRVEALRTQHEEMAQTVAALQDDLSARKRARTELHDLTDPETAERRKSRLMEATAAFAAAERHAARIDTLIRAVDTAQLQLDGLLTRKTALAEARAEQVEATQQAQAARDQRGTADQTQAEAQANTQTARDTLTAARATLAEAERALQAAQNAERAKDTSRQRAELADRLTKAEALRDTADTARAAATTGPTAEHLTDLERKAAALEQARALRDASAAKLEITYEPGRDGSIHRDGTALPGAIPIPLITSTDLQIDGIGNLRFAPGGKGDDGSVDAAQDALDTALRKLGVDDIAGARAAAETRARAERAVAEASAALKAHAPKGLDALHDALAALPVPPEDSTTDLPPLEEAKEARNAAEAFRIEAETALETARDRLDLARTEAARAQAAGQAAKDRLTRADAALSRIEPISDADLATELAQAEVAFADAQTACAKAKAEAPDLESTRAALTRAQSAERAAEDNIARLTVDLARLDERVRRNAEGAVEERLEELEQDLKAAEASLARMAREVAVLQRLAAALEAARSAARDRYFTPVANALRPLLHLLWPEAQLEWDDTDLLPRQLIRNGREETVDVLSGGTQEQLALLVRLAFARLLAQDGRAAPVILDDALVYTDDDRIERMFDALHRQAADVQIIVLTCRQRAFRDLGGQQLSIRPLSLTSDSLLDV, encoded by the coding sequence ATGAAATTGCGCCGCATCGCCGTCAACAACCTCCGCCGCTTTACCGCGCCAGTCGAAATCACCGGCCTGTCCGAGGGGTTGAATGTCCTCGCCGCCCCCAATGAACAGGGAAAATCCACGCTGTTCGACGGATTGCAGGCGCTATTCCGCTTTCCCCACAGCGGGAAACCGCGTGAAATCACCGCGTTAAGACCGCACGCCGGCGGCGCACCAGAAGTTCTGGTGGACATCGAGACAGACGAGGGTGTCTTTACCGTCGCCAAGCGCTGGATCTCCAAACCCCGCGCAACAATTCACCGCGACGGCCACCTGATCGCACAGGCCGATGAGGCCGAGGCCTGGATCTCGCGCTTGTCTGCTGCCGATGCGGGGGGGCCGTCGGGACTGCTCTGGGTGCGTCAGGGACTGACAGTCCTGTCGGACGGCACCCGCAAGGATCAAGACCTCCAGCGAGACGCGCGCCGCGATCTGCTGTCATCTGTCACCGGAGAGGTCGAGGCCATGACCGGCGGTCAGCGCATGGATGCGGCGCTGAAACACTGTCGGGCGGAACTGGAAAACTACGCCACAGCCACCGGGCGTCCGCGCACCGGGGGGCCGTGGAAGACCGCTCAGGACCGTGTCGAGGCCCTGCGTACCCAACATGAGGAGATGGCCCAGACGGTCGCCGCCTTGCAAGATGATCTGTCCGCGCGCAAACGCGCCCGCACAGAATTGCACGACCTGACAGACCCAGAGACCGCGGAGCGGCGCAAATCCCGTTTGATGGAGGCCACAGCTGCATTTGCCGCCGCCGAACGGCACGCGGCTCGGATCGACACGCTGATCCGGGCCGTGGACACGGCGCAACTGCAGCTGGACGGCTTGTTGACCCGCAAGACCGCGCTGGCAGAAGCGCGCGCCGAACAGGTCGAGGCCACGCAACAGGCGCAGGCCGCGCGAGATCAGCGCGGAACGGCAGACCAGACGCAGGCGGAGGCACAGGCCAACACCCAGACCGCACGCGACACGCTGACCGCAGCCCGCGCCACATTGGCCGAAGCAGAGCGCGCGCTTCAGGCTGCGCAAAACGCAGAGCGCGCAAAGGACACCAGCCGCCAGCGGGCAGAGCTGGCGGACCGACTGACCAAGGCAGAGGCGCTGCGCGACACGGCTGACACGGCACGCGCTGCCGCCACAACAGGCCCCACAGCCGAACATCTGACTGACTTGGAACGCAAGGCTGCCGCGTTGGAACAGGCGCGCGCGCTACGGGACGCCAGCGCCGCAAAGCTGGAAATAACCTATGAGCCGGGCCGCGACGGCAGCATTCACCGCGACGGCACCGCGCTGCCCGGCGCGATCCCAATACCGCTGATCACTTCCACGGATCTGCAGATCGATGGCATCGGGAACCTCCGCTTTGCCCCCGGCGGCAAAGGCGACGATGGCAGCGTCGATGCCGCGCAGGATGCCCTTGACACCGCGCTGCGTAAGCTGGGCGTCGACGACATCGCCGGCGCCCGTGCTGCGGCCGAAACCCGCGCGCGCGCCGAACGCGCAGTGGCCGAGGCCAGCGCCGCCCTGAAAGCGCACGCGCCCAAGGGGCTGGATGCCCTGCATGATGCGCTTGCCGCCTTGCCCGTGCCACCGGAGGATTCAACCACCGATCTTCCCCCGCTCGAAGAGGCAAAAGAAGCCCGCAATGCAGCAGAGGCGTTCCGGATTGAGGCAGAGACCGCACTTGAAACCGCGCGCGACCGGCTTGACCTCGCTCGAACAGAAGCCGCCCGCGCACAGGCCGCAGGGCAAGCCGCCAAAGACCGACTGACTCGCGCAGACGCGGCCTTGTCGCGGATAGAACCTATTTCGGACGCGGATCTTGCCACCGAACTGGCACAGGCAGAGGTCGCGTTTGCCGATGCGCAAACCGCCTGCGCAAAGGCCAAGGCCGAGGCACCCGACCTTGAAAGCACCCGGGCCGCCCTGACCCGCGCACAATCAGCGGAACGCGCCGCCGAAGATAACATTGCGCGTCTGACGGTAGATCTGGCGCGGTTGGACGAACGTGTGCGCCGCAACGCCGAGGGCGCGGTCGAGGAACGGCTGGAGGAGCTGGAGCAAGACCTGAAGGCCGCCGAAGCAAGCCTTGCCCGCATGGCACGCGAAGTAGCTGTCCTGCAACGTCTTGCCGCCGCGCTAGAGGCCGCTAGGTCCGCCGCAAGAGATAGGTATTTCACGCCTGTTGCCAATGCCTTGCGCCCTCTTCTTCACCTTCTTTGGCCAGAGGCACAACTGGAATGGGACGACACCGATCTGCTACCGCGCCAACTGATCCGCAATGGGCGCGAGGAAACCGTCGACGTTCTGTCCGGCGGCACGCAAGAGCAACTGGCCCTGCTGGTCCGCCTCGCCTTTGCTCGCCTTCTGGCGCAGGATGGGCGCGCGGCCCCCGTGATCCTTGACGATGCGCTGGTCTATACTGACGACGATCGGATCGAGCGGATGTTTGACGCGCTGCACCGACAGGCCGCCGACGTGCAAATCATCGTGCTGACCTGCCGCCAACGCGCCTTTCGTGACCTTGGCGGGCAACAGCTGAGCATCCGTCCGCTGTCTCTGACCAGCGACAGCCTGCTGGACGTGTAA
- a CDS encoding fatty acid desaturase — MDHKAVLARLPADTRSALTTRRDAPGLRHLAGHLGAIFLIGALILARVPFWPLLLLPQGILLVFLFTLLHETVHDTPFRTQWLNRAAGWLSGALLFLPPIWFRWFHLAHHRHTQIPGKDPELAETKPETLRAWLVHVSGVPVWISHFRTLFRNAAGRCDDDYIPKARRDDITREARQFLTLYAVALLGSLLAGNAALLWVWLIPLLLGQPFLRLYLLAEHGRCAFVTNMLENTRTTFTNRLIRWLAWNMPYHAEHHSFPAVPFHQLPALHAHMAPHLNVTENGYGMFTATYVSDLR; from the coding sequence ATGGATCACAAAGCCGTCCTTGCCAGACTGCCCGCCGACACCCGCAGCGCGCTGACGACACGGCGCGATGCCCCGGGTCTGAGGCACCTCGCTGGCCACCTTGGCGCGATCTTTCTGATCGGCGCGCTGATCCTTGCTCGTGTCCCGTTCTGGCCACTGCTCTTGCTGCCGCAGGGCATCTTGTTGGTGTTCCTCTTTACGCTGCTGCATGAGACGGTGCATGACACGCCGTTCCGCACGCAATGGCTCAACCGTGCTGCGGGATGGTTGAGCGGGGCGCTGCTGTTCCTGCCGCCGATCTGGTTTCGGTGGTTTCACCTTGCCCATCATCGCCACACGCAAATCCCCGGAAAAGATCCCGAACTGGCTGAGACCAAACCTGAGACTCTGCGCGCATGGCTGGTCCACGTTTCTGGTGTGCCGGTTTGGATCAGCCACTTTCGCACGCTGTTCCGCAATGCCGCCGGGCGCTGCGACGACGACTATATCCCCAAAGCCCGGCGCGACGACATCACCCGCGAAGCGCGGCAGTTCCTCACCCTATACGCCGTTGCCTTGCTGGGTTCCCTGTTGGCGGGCAACGCTGCGCTGCTCTGGGTGTGGCTGATCCCGCTCCTGCTGGGACAACCGTTTCTGCGGCTATACCTGCTGGCGGAACATGGGCGCTGTGCCTTTGTCACCAATATGCTGGAAAATACCCGCACCACATTTACCAACCGGCTGATCCGCTGGCTGGCCTGGAACATGCCGTATCACGCCGAACACCATAGCTTTCCTGCCGTGCCGTTTCACCAACTGCCTGCGCTGCACGCCCATATGGCGCCGCATCTCAACGTGACTGAAAACGGCTACGGCATGTTCACAGCCACTTATGTCTCAGACCTGCGCTGA